In Lodderomyces elongisporus chromosome 2, complete sequence, the following proteins share a genomic window:
- the CSE4 gene encoding centromeric DNA-binding histone H3-like protein cse4: protein MARLSEIPTNTAASAESTGTSAGAGAGAGAGAGAGANPAGSPQNIPRTAQERQREELRRQREQIRRQIQERQRRQLEQGQNHQQEPQQGQQAQSPNVAGSRFVSPMQPPRRMGAEDSIIPPAPGSALRRGSSARPSPLQRPGQSPRIISGAITTTSASLRRTAEIDFARASTVAESAASAEIRRQVTTTTNTVIPPAIPPQAAAPPPPPAPPSSARPGTLTGGTTGRKTLPGTNTSRDRIGVGNAGSSSSLRRPVLQASQSSQSARKQPLAQPLQRQRQQQQDRGRTAPRVKKRYKPRSLALREIRQYQKSTDLLIRKLPFARLVREISLDFVGPEYGLRWQSNAILALQEAAESYMVHLLEDTNLCAIHAKRVTIMQKDIQLARRLRGQDML, encoded by the coding sequence ATGGCACGACTATCAGAAATACCCACCAATACTGCCGCAAGTGCTGAAAGTACAGGTACAAGTGCAGGTGCCGGAGCAGGTGCCGGAGCAGGTGCCGGAGCAGGGGCTAACCCAGCAGGGCTGCCGCAAAACATTCCAAGAACAGCTCAGGAAAGACAGAGAGAGGAATTGAGGAGACAGAGGGAGCAAATACGTAGACAGATTCAAGAACGACAAAGAAGGCAATTGGAACAGGGTCAAAACCACCAACAAGAACCGCAACAAGGACAGCAAGCTCAATCGCCCAATGTTGCAGGATCAAGATTTGTTTCGCCAATGCAACCTCCACGACGAATGGGAGCAGAAGACTCGATTATTCCACCTGCCCCTGGCTCTGCTCTTCGCCGTGGCTCTTCGGCTAGACCATCGCCTCTCCAGCGGCCTGGCCAATCGCCTCGAATCATCAGTGGCGCAATCACTACTACCTCAGCATCATTGAGGAGAACAGCAGAAATAGACTTTGCACGAGCTAGCACGGTTGCAGAATCTGCAGCATCTGCAGAAATTAGAAGACAAGTCACGACCACTACTAATACTGTCATACCACCAGCCATACCACCACaagcagcagcaccaccaccaccgccAGCACCACCAAGTTCGGCAAGACCAGGTACACTCACTGGTGGCACTACTGGACGCAAGACTCTTCCGGGAACAAATACGAGTAGAGACAGGATTGGAGTAGGTAATGCGGGCTCATCGTCTTCACTTAGACGACCTGTTTTACAAGCTTCACAATCGCTGCAAAGTGCCCGAAAACAACCTTTGGCGCAACCGCTACAAAGGCAAcgacagcagcaacaagatAGAGGACGCACTGCGCCTAGAGTAAAGAAGCGGTATAAGCCCAGATCATTAGCACTTCGAGAGATTCGGCAGTATCAAAAGTCCACTGACTTGTTGATACGTAAATTGCCATTTGCAAGACTTGTGCGTGAGATCTCGTTGGACTTTGTTGGGCCCGAGTATGGGTTAAGATGGCAGCTGAATGCGATATTGGCTTTGCAAGAGGCAGCAGAAAGTTATATGGTGCATCTTTTGGAGGATACTAATCTATGTGCCATACATGCTAAACGTGTCACAATTATGCAAAAGGACATTCAATTAGCTCGACGACTAAGAGGGCAAGACATGCTATGA
- the EIS1 gene encoding Eisosome assembly protein, whose translation MSHSAYQTSGRPLSKEALYHQRLRQGVFQSPSGTIVGVNSNASDTAALLAASSDLTVKPSYERSIAPEAHNAALAAKKQEIEAWKRVHHDHNASDAATASLRSAGSGHTENGTPYSTVRVGIPSALNSASIYKAAKEKSTSTMTSRTDPIRDISRSGIQSKHGPSSLNIDKINKLATKNSSKSLNSRFNPDLDYRSGIKKNNKNKPTEFLDQSEEDLAAEGADAALHHTPQVPDYATQTRSSTFKAKEVVTPALLAAAAAKADQRLSALNNNSPQSLKQQAQLYANALAIAQKNSDERSKNRQAGLINLGGGLTISIAELDKLAATYVQPVIDDIETKADSKRQIQAEKKQRKLELKAAHERAKQEEHAAKIKEKQDIEKAKEQRVLENEKLKKAEDEKLTAHEKKRHEEVEAKQKEYEELEKKHAEEKKQLLADKKENQDQIDKEEAEKKEERKNELKELQDEKDEILKPTLQELEEENAKLKEVTDARDELSKEVETLEKQEKENKAKLEELQAQEKKIDSQIEKYTTDLETATNKHETTDKDLADLQTKHKDLETSATSEHKELDSKIADLEKEKKEKTEEKGTHKQNILKALDQKVKDEHKINDELPPHLKRDINEAKLKDTSSLFSVEEKEEKKENPKATTTGKTATTTGANTSSAAKTTTSSGAPEIKSVPLIAVADKDETPAKSAATGATSADKSNTKETTKKTTTSEPEKKKPAAGGNTTTASTTATKAGAKPASTSAKRPASPSTQQSPTKKKESFSKKFSDFFKDQSKNPPPPKSATKSPTKSTSNPNSNATATKPTTKTTSEKTASSPVKKTNDKITDAKNKDETATTAKASSKDKKEAASSTNAAATATAPKEADAIPSKQPAAKDAEKEAKKSTPGRSSTKDSEDYADFEDVDEELLSDKKGNKGGLFKEEILE comes from the coding sequence ATGTCTCACTCAGCTTATCAAACAAGTGGCAGACCGTTGTCCAAGGAGGCATTGTACCACCAAAGATTAAGACAAGGTGTGTTCCAATCACCTAGTGGTACCATTGTTGGTGTCAACAGCAATGCCTCGGATACCGCAGCCTTGTTGGCCGCCTCGTCAGATTTAACCGTTAAACCATCTTATGAACGTTCGATTGCTCCCGAAGCTCACAATGCCGCATTGGCAGCTAAGAAGCAAGAAATTGAAGCATGGAAAAGAGTCCACCATGACCACAATGCCTCAGATGCCGCTACTGCTTCTTTGAGATCGGCTGGAAGTGGACACACTGAAAATGGCACTCCATACAGCACCGTCAGGGTTGGTATCCCATCGGCATTAAACCTGGCCTCGATCTACAAGGCTGCAAAGGAAAAGTCTACAAGCACAATGACCTCAAGGACCGACCCCATTAGAGATATCTCGAGAAGCGGTATTCAATCCAAGCATGGACCATCATCTTTGAACATTGACAAGATTAATAAATTGGCAACTAAGAACTCATCGAAATCATTGAACTCAAGATTCAACCCAGATTTGGATTACAGATCAGgaattaaaaagaataataaaaataaaccTACAGAGTTTTTAGACCAGTCTGAAGAAGACTTGGCAGCTGAAGGTGCCGACGCAGCATTGCACCACACCCCTCAAGTACCAGACTATGCTACCCAAACCAGGTCTAGTACTTTTAAGGCCAAGGAAGTTGTCACTCCAGCATTATTGGCTGCCGCTGCTGCCAAAGCCGACCAACGTTTGAGTGCGTTGAACAACAACTCTCCCCAATCTCTTAAACAACAAGCTCAATTGTATGCAAATGCATTGGCTATTGCCCAAAAAAACTCGGACGagagaagcaaaaacaGACAAGCTGGACTCATTAATTTGGGCGGTGGTTTAACCATTTCAATTGCCGAGTTGGACAAGTTGGCTGCAACGTATGTCCAACCAGTGATTGACGATATTGAAACTAAAGCAGACtcaaaaagacaaattcAAGCagagaagaagcaaagaaaattggAACTCAAGGCTGCACACGAACGCGCTAAGCAAGAAGAGCATGCTGctaaaatcaaagaaaaacaagataTCGAAAAGGCCAAGGAGCAAAgagttttggaaaatgaaaagttgaaaaaagcCGAAGATGAAAAGTTGACAGCAcatgaaaagaagagacatgaagaagttgaggctaaacaaaaagagtacgaagagttggaaaagaagcatgctgaggaaaagaagcagTTACTTGCAGACAAGAAGGAAAATCAAGACCAAATTGATAAAGAGgaagcagaaaagaaagaagagagaaagaatgaGTTGAAGGAATTGCAAGATGAAAAGGATGAAATCTTGAAACCAACATTGCAAGaattagaagaagaaaatgcCAAGCTCAAGGAAGTGACTGATGCTAGAGACGAATTAAGCAAAGAAGTTGAGACTTTGGAGAAACaggagaaggaaaataaagcCAAACTCGAAGAATTACAAGctcaagaaaagaagattgactctcaaattgaaaaatacaCCACCGACTTGGAAACTGCAACCAATAAGCATGAGACAACTGATAAAGACTTGGCAGATCttcaaacaaaacacaagGATTTAGAGACTAGTGCTACCAGTGAACACAAGGAGTTGGACTCAAAGATTGCTGActtggaaaaggaaaagaaagaaaagactgAAGAGAAAGGTACTCATAAGCAAAACATTTTAAAAGCTCTCGACCAGAAAGTTAAGGATGAGCACAAAATCAATGATGAGTTGCCACCACACTTGAAGCGCGACATCAACGAAGCTAAATTGAAAGATACAAGCTCATTATTCTCAgtagaggaaaaagaagaaaaaaaagaaaacccaAAAGCAACCACCACTGGTAAAACTGCCACGACAACTGGTGCCAATACTTCCTCTGCGGCAAAAACTACTACATCTTCTGGTGCTCCTGAAATCAAGTCGGTACCATTGATTGCCGTTGCCGACAAGGATGAAACTCCAGCAAAACTGGCAGCTACTGGTGCCACTTCTGCAGACAAGTCGAATACGAAGGAAACAACTAAAAAGACTACTACATCTGAGCccgagaagaagaaacctgCTGCTGGTGGTAACACTACCACTGCTTCTACCACCGCTACTAAAGCTGGTGCAAAGCCAGCATCCACTTCTGCTAAAAGACCAGCATCTCCACTGACCCAACAATCgccaacaaaaaagaaagagtcATTTTCCAAGAAATTTAGTGATTTCTTCAAGGACCAGTCTAAAaatccaccaccaccaaaatCTGCAACCAAGTCTCCAACCAAGTCAACTTCAAATCCAAACTCGAATGCAACTGCTACAAAACCAACTACAAAGACCACTTCTGAAAAGACTGCCTCATCCCCAGTTAAGAAAACTAACGATAAAATCACTGATGcgaaaaacaaagatgagactgcaacaacagcaaaggCGTCATCTAAAGACAAGAAGGAGGCAGCTTCATCTACAAATGCAGCTGCAACCGCAACTGCGCCAAAGGAGGCTGATGCTATACCATCGAAACAACCTGCTGCAAAAGATGCTGAAAAGGAAGCCAAGAAATCTACCCCTGGTAGAAGCTCCACGAAGGACTCAGAAGATTATGCTGATTTCgaagatgttgatgaagagCTTCTTCTGGACAAAAAGGGTAACAAAGGTGGTTTATTTAAAGAAGAGATTTTAGAATAA
- the BMS1 gene encoding Glycoside hydrolase 2 (Mannanase, beta-galactosidase) (BUSCO:EOG092617AN), protein MDQQQSNKAHRGAAKRTGAKKKLHQNGNNAKAFAVSAPRKLERMARRSHDVNERKLHVPMVDRTPDDDPPPVIVAVMGPPGTGKSTLIKSLIRRLTKTTLTEIKGPITVVSGKRRRLTFIEVNNDLNSMIDIAKVADLVLMLIDGNYGLEMETMEFLNIAQHHGMPRVLGVATHLDLFKSQSTLRTSKKRLKHRFWTEVYQGAKLFYLSGVINGRYPDREILNLSRFISVMKFRPLKWRNEHPYLMGDRITDLTHPQTIAENPKCDRKVAIYGYLHGTPLPASNAQVHIAGVGDYSVSAIEKLPDPCPTPYFEQKLEELERERMKAAAESGEPLAKTTRRRKRLDDKQKIIYAPMSDVGGVLVDKDAVYIDVGKESFNPENNEDGELKGEGETMVTNLQEAAKTMAERFEDGPGLQLFSDSKAIRNASEDDEEDDEEDDEDSLSDDEETLVDTGRKSMRHARLYGKSVSEDDEFDDAESDEEDDENDINGDNFDLEGRPRFEEIDFKIENGPKYNQKELEYVEDSALSSDDDDVYGENGSSYRSTASRLRGSGKRRWDINKLLYMTNIEPSDALQRWRGEVSNDDDDNDEEEDIKQDDDELFFKKKEVRNADADPDTSKPQFAPLDELKKKFAKNDDDSNSDEEYESGYQLLKKRLLVAPKLNVEGEEDGTNDGATTAAADGEDEDEVYGDFEDLEEGEESGRNIEGHGKSMNLAEVGDEDKDDFANFEEEERKEEQGLDDEDMENLSVEERRRLNAIKKAQLKTQFEEEEDREFGADDPEGDTEAETWYEFQKNKMAKQLEVNKAQYSEMDEQQRIQIEGYKAGSYVKIVFDKLPCEFVENFNPEFPLVLGGLLSTESRFGIMNTRIRRHRWHKKILKSQDPLILSLGWRRFQTLPIYTTSDSRTRNRMLKYTPEHAYCFASFYGPLVAPNTTFVGFNIVDSSSTTGAFRVAATGIVEDINSSVEIVKKLKLVGHPYKIYRNTAFVKDMFSNALEVAKFEGAQIRTVSGIRGEIKRALSKPDGCFRATFEDKVLMSDTIFLKTWYPIKIKKFYNPVTSLLLNHHSEWKGMRLTGMVRAENNIPTPLQSDSQYKKVERTERHFNPLRVPKSIRSDLPFKSQIHEMKPQKKQTYMSKRAVVLGGEEKKARELMQKIATIRKEKDVKRKAKKGEKFKEKLKKIAKTEELRKEKERERKKEYFAKEGKKRKVSSTDSAGGKRRRT, encoded by the coding sequence ATGGATCAGCAACAATCAAACAAGGCCCATAGGGGAGCGGCGAAACGAACTGgagcaaagaagaaacttcATCAGAATGGTAATAATGCAAAGGCTTTTGCTGTGTCTGCTCCAAGGAAATTGGAACGAATGGCAAGGAGGTCGCACGATGTTAACGAAAGGAAATTGCATGTGCCAATGGTGGATAGAACTCCGGACGATGACCCACCACCAGTGATTGTGGCAGTCATGGGCCCACCAGGTACAGGTAAATCCACTTTGATCAAATCGCTTATTAGACGACTAACAAAGACTACATTGACGGAGATCAAAGGTCCCATCACCGTGGTGAGCGGTAAACGAAGACGTTTGACCTTTATTGAGGTTAATAACGATTTGAACTCCATGATTGATATCGCGAAAGTAGCTGACCTTGTTCTTATGTTGATTGATGGAAATTATGGTTTGGAGATGGAGACTATGGAGTTTTTGAATATCGCCCAGCATCACGGTATGCCAAGAGTGCTTGGTGTTGCAACGCATTTGGATTTGTTCAAATCACAATCTACATTGAGAACATCGAAGAAGAGATTGAAACACAGATTTTGGACCGAGGTATATCAAGGAGCTAAATTGTTCTACCTTTCAGGTGTTATCAATGGCCGTTACCCAGATAGAGAAATCTTGAACTTGAGTAGATTCATTTCCGTGATGAAGTTTAGACCGTTGAAGTGGAGAAACGAGCACCCATACTTAATGGGTGACCGTATCACTGACTTGACACATCCGCAAACAATTGCAGAAAACCCAAAATGCGATCGTAAAGTGGCAATTTATGGCTATTTACATGGAACACCATTACCAGCATCGAATGCTCAAGTGCACATTGCAGGTGTTGGGGATTACCTGGTTTCTGCCATCGAAAAACTTCCTGATCCATGTCCAACACCTTATTTCGAGCAAAAATTGGAAGAGTTGGAGAGAGAGCGGATGAAAGCTGCCGCCGAGCTGGGAGAACCTTTAGCAAAGACAACTAgacgaagaaaaaggttGGACGACAagcaaaaaattatttatGCACCAATGTCGGACGTAGGCGGTGTTTTAGTGGACAAGGATGCTGTCTATATTGATGTTGGGAAGGAAAGTTTTAACCCTGAGAACAACGAGGATGGAGAATTGAAAGGCGAAGGAGAGACTATGGTGACCAATTTGCAAGAGGCGGCCAAAACCATGGCCGAAAGATTCGAAGATGGGCCCGGATTACAATTATTCTCTGATTCCAAGGCTATAAGAAATGCTCTGGAagacgatgaagaagacgatgaagaagacgaCGAAGACTCATTGTCTGATGATGAGGAAACCCTTGTGGATACAGGGAGGAAATCAATGAGGCATGCAAGATTGTATGGAAAATCTGTTTCAGAAGATGACGAATTTGATGATGCTGAGTCGGACGAGGAAGATGACGAAAATGATATCAATGGAGACAATTTTGACCTCGAAGGAAGGCCAAggtttgaagaaattgatttCAAGATTGAGAATGGACCAAAATACAATCAGAAGGAGTTGGAGTACGTCGAAGATTCTGCTCTTTCATCGGATGACGACGATGTTTACGGAGAAAATGGTTCTAGTTATAGGTCCACTGCTCTGAGATTGAGAGGTTCGGGCAAAAGGCGGTGGGATATCAATAAATTGTTGTATATGACAAATATCGAGCCACTGGATGCACTCCAGAGATGGAGGGGCGAGGTGAGTaatgacgacgacgacaatgacgaagaagaagatatcAAACAAGACGACGACGAGTTGttcttcaaaaagaaagaggtcAGAAATGCCGATGCTGACCCTGATACACTGAAGCCCCAATTTGCACCACTTGAtgagttgaaaaagaagtttgCTAAAAACGATGATGACAGCAATAGTGACGAAGAGTATGAGAGTGGGTACCAGTTACTTAAGAAGCGTTTGTTGGTGGCACCTAAACTAAACGTCGAGGGGGAAGAAGATGGTACAAATGATGgtgcaacaacagcagcggCTGATGGTGAGGATGAAGACGAAGTATATGGGGATTTTGAGGATTtggaagaaggagaagaatcTGGTCGTAACATAGAAGGTCATGGTAAAAGTATGAACCTCGCTGAAGTAGGCGATGAAGATAAAGATGACTTTGCCAATttcgaagaagaagagcgCAAGGAGGAGCAAGGATTGGATGACGAAGATATGGAAAATTTGAGTGTTGAAGAAAGACGTAGGTTGAATGCAATTAAAAAAGCACAGTTGAAGACTCAAttcgaagaagaagaagaccgAGAATTTGGTGCTGATGACCCTGAAGGGGACACTGAGGCCGAGACGTGGTATGAAtttcaaaagaataaaatgGCGAAACAGTTGGAAGTTAATAAGGCACAATACAGCGAAATGGATGAACAGCAGCGTATCCAGATTGAAGGTTACAAGGCAGGATCTTATGTCAAGATTGTGTTTGACAAATTACCATGTgagtttgttgaaaatttcAACCCAGAGTTCCCACTTGTGCTCGGTGGTTTATTATCCACCGAGTCGAGGTTTGGAATTATGAATACCAGAATCAGGAGACACAGATGGCACAAAAAAATCTTAAAGTCCCAAGATCCGTTGATTTTATCACTTGGTTGGCGTCGTTTCCAAACATTACCAATTTACACCACATCAGATTCGAGAACAAGAAATAGAATGTTAAAGTATACACCCGAGCACGCATATTGTTTTGCATCATTCTATGGTCCGTTGGTTGCTCCAAACACAACATTTGTTGGATTCAATATTGTTGACAGTAGTTCAACCACAGGAGCTTTCAGAGTAGCGGCCACTGGTATTGTTGAAGATATCAACTCTTCAGTTGAGATcgtgaagaaattgaaattggtgGGTCACCCTTACAAAATATATAGAAACACTGCTTTTGTCAAGGATATGTTTTCCAATGCATTGGAAGTGGCCAAATTTGAAGGTGCTCAAATAAGAACGGTGAGTGGAATAAGAGGTGAAATCAAGAGAGCTTTGTCGAAACCCGATGGATGCTTTAGAGCTACTTTTGAAGATAAAGTATTGATGTCGGATACaatctttttgaaaacttgGTACCCAATCAAGATTAAGAAATTCTACAATCCAGTCACTTCGTTGCTTCTCAATCACCATTCAGAATGGAAGGGAATGAGGTTAACTGGTATGGTCAGGGCAGAGAACAACATCCCTACACCATTACAAAGCGACTCTCAGTATAAGAAAGTCGAGAGAACCGAAAGACATTTCAACCCGCTCAGAGTGCCTAAATCTATAAGAAGCGATTTACCATTCAAGTCACAAATTCATGAGATGAAACCACAAAAGAAGCAAACGTATATGAGCAAGCGAGCTGTTGTTTTGGGTGGCGAGGAGAAGAAAGCTAGGGAGTTAATGCAAAAGATTGCCACGAttagaaaggaaaaagatgtAAAGAGAAAAGCTAAAAAGGGTGAAaagtttaaagaaaaattaaaaaagattgCCAAAACCGAAGAGCTTcgaaaagagaaggaaagggagaggaagaaagaatattttgcaaaagaaggcaagaaaagaaaagtgtcTTCTACCGACAGTGCAGGTGgcaagagaagaagaacataa